In the Telopea speciosissima isolate NSW1024214 ecotype Mountain lineage chromosome 2, Tspe_v1, whole genome shotgun sequence genome, one interval contains:
- the LOC122652104 gene encoding pentatricopeptide repeat-containing protein At1g77360, mitochondrial-like: MDRSKKRGGRDDSSAKPEYNKKHQSLSTRDTRSEAHEQQQQSKRPTFTSYLDNPNLSPKVKILCEIIASSPSLAVEKILGDTGIKVTTEDVEEVLKHSYSFPAQAVKFFRWTGLQLNDKHSPYSWNLVVDLLGKSCLFEAMWDAIKSMKAEALLSLATFASVFSSYVVADRVDEAIMTFEVMDQYGIPRDVIALNSLLSAICRDGKTARAKQFLDIAKGKIRPDADTYAILLEGCENEGNVACARLTFGEMVVDIGWDPRNVPAYDSFLNTLLKNHDGMHEAMKFFDAMIEKRCFPGVRFFKAAMEEFVKTSNIRSASSLWDAMVGRSGFRPDTQMYHSMITLYCHSNNYDIAQRFLDEMVFNGVFPDSNTYNLLFQFLIKSRKLREASAIFNEMVKNECIPSESNCTSAIKIFLDIGDPQMAIKVWKCMIENGMSGLEETGNFLIGGLRDLDRLPEACKYAEDMIERRIKLTSSTLSKLKQSLSKSGKSYQYEELLRKWKSH; encoded by the coding sequence TCCGACTTTCACATCGTATCTCGATAACCCCAATTTGTCCCCCAAAGTGAAAATACTCTGTGAAATCATTGCCAGTTCACCTTCCCTTGCCGTCGAGAAGATCCTCGGAGATACTGGAATTAAAGTTACCACCGAAGATGTCGAAGAGGTTCTGAAGCATTCGTATAGTTTTCCTGCCCAGGCAGTGAAGTTCTTCCGCTGGACCGGTTTACAGCTGAACGACAAGCATAGCCCCTACTCGTGGAACTTGGTCGTCGACTTATTAGGGAAGAGTTGTTTATTCGAGGCAATGTGGGATGCCATAAAGTCAATGAAGGCGGAAGCTTTGCTGTCCCTGGCGACGTTCGCCTCCGTTTTCAGCAGTTATGTGGTTGCCGACCGTGTTGATGAGGCCATCATGACGTTCGAGGTTATGGACCAGTATGGAATTCCCCGGGACGTTATCGCATTGAATTCGCTGCTCAGCGCGATTTGCAGAGATGGGAAGACAGCTAGGGCGAAGCAGTTTTTGGACATTGCCAAGGGTAAGATCCGACCAGATGCGGATACTTATGCAATTTTACTTGAAGGTTGTGAGAATGAAGGCAATGTTGCTTGTGCTCGGCTGACTTTTGGGGAGATGGTGGTTGATATTGGTTGGGACCCCCGGAATGTCCCGGCCTATGACTCGTTCTTGAATACATTGCTCAAGAATCATGACGGTATGCATGAAGCTATGAAGTTCTTTGACGCCATGATAGAGAAAAGGTGTTTCCCTGGGGTGAGATTCTTCAAGGCAGCAATGGAGGAGTTTGTCAAGACCAGCAATATTCGTAGTGCTTCTTCCCTCTGGGATGCAATGGTGGGGAGGAGTGGCTTCAGACCTGATACCCAGATGTACCATAGTATGATTACCCTGTATTGCCATAGCAACAACTATGACATTGCTCAGCGATTCTTGGACGAAATGGTCTTCAATGGAGTGTTCCCTGATTCAAATACCTATAATCTCTTGTTTCAATTCTTAATAAAGAGTAGGAAGCTAAGGGAGGCTTCAGCTATATTCAATGAGATGGTTAAAAATGAGTGTATTCCCAGTGAGAGCAATTGCACCTCGGCCATTAAGATTTTCTTGGATATAGGTGATCCTCAAATGGCAATCAAGGTTTGGAAGTGCATGATTGAGAATGGAATGTCTGGTTTGGAGGAGACTGGAAACTTCTTGATTGGGGGTCTCCGTGACCTTGATAGGCTTCCAGAAGCATGCAAATATGCAGAGGATATGATCGAAAGAAGGATCAAGTTGACCTCTTCTACATTGTCAAAGCTGAAACAAAGTCTTTCCAAATCAGGGAAGTCATATCAGTATGAAGAACTTCTAAGGAAGTGGAAGTCACATTAA